Sequence from the Campylobacter sp. MIT 12-8780 genome:
CCAAGTTAAAGTTGTATGCATATACCCAAAGGCTGGCACAAGTAGGCTTCAAGCCTTGCAAATGAGAGCTCTAGATAAGGACAATCTCAAAGTTTTTGCAATCAATGGCGACTTTGATACAGCCCAAAACACGCTTAAAGCTTTGCTTAATGATACTGAGTTTAAGCAAGCCTTAAAGACTGAAAACATAGAGCTTTCAGCAGCAAATTCAGTGAATTTTGCACGCATTTTGTTTCAAATCATTTATCATTATTATGCTTGTATAAAGATAGATAAAGAACTTGAGATCATCATACCAAGTGGCAATTTTGGCGATGCTTTGGGGGCGTATTATGCTAAAAAAATGGGGGCAAAAATCAAGCGTATAAAGATCGCTTCAAATGCAAATAATATCTTAAGTGAATTTTTTAACACAGGCAAATATGATTTAAGAGGCAAAAAGCTGGTTAAAACGCTTTCTCCAGCTATGGATATACTCATATCTTCAAATATAGAACGTTTGCTTTTTGATCAATTTGGCGATGTAAGAACGCTTGAGCTGATGAATGCTTTAAAAGAAAAACTTCATTTTGAACTCACAAAAAACGAGCTTGAGAGCTTAAAAGAGGATTTTGAGGCTGATTTTTGCACGGATTTAGAATGTAAGCATTTTATCAAAGACTTCTCAAAAAGCGCCATCATCGATCCACACACTGCAACTTGCTTTAAGCTTTTAAATCCGCATAAAACTACACTCATTACTTCAACAGCTGAGTGGAGTAAATTTGTGCCAAGTATGTATGAAGCTTTATTTAACAAGCCTTGCAATGATGAAAAAGAAGCGATGTTAGAGATCGCTGAAGCTTACGGCGAGGGGATAAAAACCGAGCTTTTAGATCTTTTTGATCTTGAAAAACAAGCTATTCAAAGCTATGAAGCAAGAGCTTTAAAAGATGAAATTTTAAGGTGGATAAAGAAATGATTATCATACCAGCAAGGTTAAAATCAAGCAGAATGCCTGAAAAGATTTTATGCGAGATTAAAGGTGTGCCTATGTTTATCGCAACTGCTTTAAGAGTAAAGGGTGTTGATGAAGTATGTATAGCTGTTGATGATGAAAAAGTGCTTGATGAGGCTAAAAAGCATGGCTTTAAGGCTGTGCTTACAAGCAAAGAACATGAAAGTGGCACAGATAGGCTTAATGAAGCCTGCAAGCTTTTGGGCTTAAAAGATGATGAGATAATCATCAATGTCCAAGCTGATGAGCCTTTTATAGAGCCAGAAAATTTACATAAATTTAAAGAATTTAGTCAGCAAAACCTAGATATTACAGCCTTTATGACAAGTTGTTTTAAAACTTGCACGAGCGAGCAAGCACAAGATAGCAATCTTGTTAAAGTCGTGCTTGATAAAGATAATTTCGCCCTTTATTTTTCTCGCTCAAAAATTCCTTTTGAAAGAGCAGATTATAATGAAGCCTTTAAAGCACATTTAGGCATTTATGCTTATAGTGTAAGGGCATTAAATGAGTTTTGCACCTTAAAAAGCTCAAATTTAGAGCAAGCTGAAAAGCTTGAGCAGCTTAGAGCCCTAGAAAATGGCAAAAAAATCAAAATGCTTGAAATACAAACAAAAAGTATAGGCATAGATACCAAACAAGACTATGAAAGGGCGTTGAAGTATTTTGTATAAGGATTTAAGGCTTGATTGAAAATGTGCTTTTTAAAAGAATGGCTCTAAAATAGAGTATTTTTTTAAAAAGGTTGAGAAAGGGTAAAAAAGTCTTGCTTTGAGCCTTTTTATTCTCTTTTAATTTAATAAATCCTATAATGTAAGTTTTAGTTTAAGATAAAAGCATAAAAGGCAGTAGTTGTGGATATATTTGATGAAATGTTTTCTAAAAGCCCTGAAGAGAAGTTTTTTGAGACTTTAAGACACGCACCTTTGGGGGCTGTTGAGAAGTGCTTAAGAGCTTTTATAAGCGAGCATATCGCTATGCTTGAGCTTTTAGAGCAAAAGGGCGTGAGTGAAGATGAACTTGAGCTTTATAAGATGGAAAATGACTTTTTGATTCAAGAGCGTTTAAATGATTATTATATAGAGCTTGGAGCTAAAATTTTAGGACAAGAAGGATAGATGAGGGTAATCACTCTTTGTTGTTTGCTTATTTGTGTAAGTTTTGCAGCTGCTCCTGTGTTTGAGCATAGTTATGAGTTTAGCCTTAAAAAAGATGAACGAGCTTCTGTGAGTATTACTGAACTTGCATATAATGACAAACAAAATTTTGACTTTTATTGGACTCTTTTTGATACAAATAAAATCATCATACATACAAGATACCGCAAATTTTCAAGGCAGTTTGTTTTGGCTTTACGTAGGAATCTTAACTGGGCGACTCAAACTTTGATCCCTGATTATACCAATCCTCACATAGATAGAGCCAGACTTATCTTAGAATTTAGTGATTTTTCAAGAGGAGAAGCTAAATTTAAGGTGTATATCGAGGATAAGCAAGCAAGGCTAGCTGTGGATTTTTTAGATCCAAATAAACTTGATCCAAGTAAGACAAGTGATGCAACAAAGATAGTTCCGGGGATTTATTTTAGTGAGGAAAAAAATGCTAGCCTTCAACCAGCTCCTCAAACAGAGCAAGCACCTCAAGTTTTAGAGCCAAACGAAACAGGGCAGACTAACCCTCAAGCACCATTAAATCAAGAAAATTAGAACAAAGGATAAAAAGTGCAAGAAATTGATGAGTTTATAACAAATTTTGTAAAAGATTTGGAGTATAAACCTATACTTTTAATGTGCTCAAAGCTCAAATCAGGTAAAAAACTCCGTTCAAAGCTTCTTTTAAATATAGCCAAGCCAAGCCAAGAAGCCTTTACAATCTGTGCTTTGATAGAGCTTATCCACCTTGCAAGCTTGCTTCATGATGATGTTATTGATGAAGCAGAGTTAAGACGAGGGGCAAAAAGCATTAATGCTGAATTTGGGGCTAAAAATGCGATTATGCTAGGCGATATTTTATACTCTAAAGCCTTTTTTGAGCTTTCAAAGCTTAACTCAACTTTTGCAAAAATTATCTCAAATGCTGTTTTAAAGCTTTCAAAAGGCGAACTTATGGATATAGAATTAAGCAAAAGTTTTAATGATGATGAAAAGGCTTATCTTGAGATGATCGATCATAAAACTGCAGCATTGATTGAAGCAAGTGCGCGGTGTGGGGCGATACTAGCTGGTTTTGATGAAGAAAAATTTGCTTTATATGGTAAAAATCTTGGCATAGCCTTTCAGATCATAGATGATATACTAGACATTAAAAATGACGCACAAACGCTTGGAAAGCCAGCGATGAATGATTTTAAAGAAGGAAAATGCACCCTAGCATATATCTTTGCATATAAAAACTTAGCCCAAGATGAAAAAACAAGGCTTAAAAGCTTGTTTAAAAAAGAGCTCAGTCAAGATGAAGCAGTTTGGCTTAAGAGTATCATCGCTCCTTATTTAGATCAAAGTTTTATTTTGGCAAAAGATTATACGCAAAGAGCTTTAAAAGCCATAGAAAATTATCATAATGAAGCCTTAGAAGATATCGCTAAAACGATGATAAATAGGGAGTTTTAATGACTTATTTTTGTATAAGCTGGACGCATAAAAACACAGAACTTGCTTTGCGTGAGAAATTTTCTTTTTCAGATGAAGAAACAAAAAAACAATTTCTTTCCCAGCTTATCAAACATCAAAATATACAAGAATGCTTGCTTTTAAGCACTTGTAATAGGGTTGAAATTTTTGCTTTTGTTAAAGATAAAAACAAGGCTGGTTATTTGCTAGCTAGCGTTTTGGCTGAGTTTTACAAACTTGATACAAATGAGCTTTATAACAGAGCTGATATTTTTGAAGATACAGGGGCTATTCATCATCTTTTTTCAGTGGCTAGCTCACTTGATAGCTTAGTTGTAGGCGAAACTCAAATCGCTGGACAGCTTAAAGACGCTTTTATCTTTGCTTTGGAGCATAAATTTTGTGATATTCATCTTTCAAGGGCGGTGCATTATGCTTTTAAATGCGCAGCTGCGATTCGCACTCAAACGCAAATTTCTAAAAACCCCATCTCCGTTTCTTCTGTAGCTGTGGCTAAGGCTAAAGAACTACTTTCTTTAGAAGGCAGAAAGGTTATAGTTATCGGTGCTGGAGAGATGAGCGAGCTAGCATGTAAGCATTTGCTTACCGCAAGGGCTCATATTATTTTGCTTAATAGAAGCTTAGATAATGCCAAAGAACTTGCCTTGAAGCTTGGTAGAGGCGTAGAAATTGATAGCCTTGATAAGCTTGAATACTATCTTAACACATATGAGCTTTTTTTCTCGGCTACAAATTCGCCTCATTATATCATCACTGATACTATGCTTAAAGAAGTGAGCTTTACGCGTTATTTTTTTGATATAGCTGTGCCAAGGGATATTGACTTAAAACAAAGTAAAAATGTGCAAGTTTTTGCCGTAGATGACTTAGAAGAAGTGGTAAAAACAAATCTTGCCTTAAGAGAGGAACAAGCTAAGATAGCCTATAAGATCATTGGCACTATGACAGCAAGCTTTTTTAGGTATTTAAACAAACTTACCTTAACACCTATCATTAAGGATTTAAGGCTTGAGGCAAAACGTTGTTCTCAAGAAATTTTAAGCAAGGCTTTAAAAAAGGGTTATTTGAAAGGTTCTGATGAGGAAGAGGCAAGAAAGCTCATTCATCAAGTATTTAAAGCCTTTTTGCACACGCCAACACTAAGGCTTAAAGAACTTGAAGGGCAAATTCAAAGTGATACTATCATCAATGCTTTGCGTTATGTTTTTGCTTTAGAAAATGAAAAATCTGGCTTAAATGAATACAAATGTGAATTAAATTTAAAGGATAGCTGATGAAAATGAGTAAATTTTACGCACCAAGCACCAAAGAAAGCCCAAAAGATGCGATTTTAGCAAGTCATATTTTTTTGCTTAGGGCAGGCTTTATCGAGCAAATTGGTAGTGGGCTTTATAATTTCTTACCGCTTGGGAAAAAAGTGTATGATAAGATAGAAACTATCATTAAAGAGGAAATGGATAAAGCAGGTGCCTTGCAAACTAGCTTAAGTTTTGTAACTCCAGCTTCTTTGTGGCAAGAAAGTGGAAGGTATGAAGCGTATGGAAAAGAGCTTTTGCGTTTTAAAGATAGAAAAGAAAATGAATTTGTGCTGGGTGCAACACATGAAGAAGCCATGCTAAGCGTGGTTAAAAACAAAATCACAAGCTACAAGCAACTGCCTTTAAATTTATATCAAATAGGGCTTAAATTTAGAGATGAAGCACGTCCTAGATTTGGGCTTTTAAGGTGTCGTGAGTTTGTGATGAAAGATGCGTATAGCTTTCATGCAAATGAAGAATGCTTAAAGGCTGAGTTTGATAATATGTTTGAGACTTACTCAAGGATTTTTACTCGTTTAGGGCTTGATTTTAGGGCTGTTGAGGCTGATAGTGGAGCCATTGGAGGAAGTGGAAGTAAGGAATTTATGGTGCTTGCAAAAAGTGGCGAAGATGATATCATCATTTGTCAAAACTGCTCATATGCGGCAAATATCGAGGCTGCAAAACGAGCTAAAAGAACGAGCAAAGAAGAGCGTCCTGAAGCAAATTACGCAAGCAAATTTCACACTCCAAATACAAAAACTATCAAGGCTGTGGCTGAATTTTTTAAAATCGCTGAGTTTTATACTATAAAAGCTGTGGTGAAAAGGGCTATTTATGAAAATGAAAGTAAAATGGTTGTGTTTTTTCTAAGAGGCGATGATGATTTACAAACAACAAAGGCTAAAAATGCTTGCAATGCTCTTGATATAGTAGATGCTGAAGAAAGCGAGCTTATAGAAGCTGGTTTAACACCCGGATTTATCGGCTTTGTGGGCTTAAAAGACATTGATTTTTATGTGGATAATGAGCTTTATGAAGAAAGTAATATGATCATGGGCGCCAATGAAAAAGACTATCATCTTGTAGGCATAAATGTCAGCAATCTTAACAAAGATCGTTTTAAAGACTTGTGCGAGGTAAAAGAAAATGATACTTGTGCGTGTTGTGGTGGGGTGCTTAAGATGAGTAAAGGCATAGAAGTAGGACACATTTTTAAGCTTGGCACGAAGTATTCAAGCGCGATGAATGCGAATTTCTTAGATGAAAATGGCAAAGCTCAACCTTTTTATATGGGGTGTTATGGCATAGGTGTAAGTCGTTTGGTGGCTGTAGCTGTAGAGGCAAGCCATGATGAAAAAGGCATAGTATGGAACAAAACACTCACACCTTTTGCTTTGCATATCATCATCTCAAATATCAAAGATGAAAAAGCCTTTAAGCTTGGCGAAGAACTTTATAATAAACTTACTCAGCAAGGTTTTTCTGTGCTTTTTGATGATAGAAATGAACGTTATGGAGTAAAGATCAATGATTTTGAGCTTATGGGCTTTTCTTATGCTTTAATCATAGGCAAGGGCTTAGAAGAAGGCTTTGTTGAGCTTGTGAAGCGAGAAAAGCTCGAAAAAACTCGTTTGAGTGCTGATTTGAACGAACTTGAAGAAAAACTAAAGAAAGCTTTATCATGAATTACTACCGCTTTTCTATCTTTCCTTTTGTTTTGCTTGAGCTTTTAGCAAGCGTGCTTTTTGTTTTTGCTTTTGGCTTTGGAAATTTTTTGATTT
This genomic interval carries:
- a CDS encoding proline--tRNA ligase, whose translation is MMKMSKFYAPSTKESPKDAILASHIFLLRAGFIEQIGSGLYNFLPLGKKVYDKIETIIKEEMDKAGALQTSLSFVTPASLWQESGRYEAYGKELLRFKDRKENEFVLGATHEEAMLSVVKNKITSYKQLPLNLYQIGLKFRDEARPRFGLLRCREFVMKDAYSFHANEECLKAEFDNMFETYSRIFTRLGLDFRAVEADSGAIGGSGSKEFMVLAKSGEDDIIICQNCSYAANIEAAKRAKRTSKEERPEANYASKFHTPNTKTIKAVAEFFKIAEFYTIKAVVKRAIYENESKMVVFFLRGDDDLQTTKAKNACNALDIVDAEESELIEAGLTPGFIGFVGLKDIDFYVDNELYEESNMIMGANEKDYHLVGINVSNLNKDRFKDLCEVKENDTCACCGGVLKMSKGIEVGHIFKLGTKYSSAMNANFLDENGKAQPFYMGCYGIGVSRLVAVAVEASHDEKGIVWNKTLTPFALHIIISNIKDEKAFKLGEELYNKLTQQGFSVLFDDRNERYGVKINDFELMGFSYALIIGKGLEEGFVELVKREKLEKTRLSADLNELEEKLKKALS
- the hemA gene encoding glutamyl-tRNA reductase — its product is MTYFCISWTHKNTELALREKFSFSDEETKKQFLSQLIKHQNIQECLLLSTCNRVEIFAFVKDKNKAGYLLASVLAEFYKLDTNELYNRADIFEDTGAIHHLFSVASSLDSLVVGETQIAGQLKDAFIFALEHKFCDIHLSRAVHYAFKCAAAIRTQTQISKNPISVSSVAVAKAKELLSLEGRKVIVIGAGEMSELACKHLLTARAHIILLNRSLDNAKELALKLGRGVEIDSLDKLEYYLNTYELFFSATNSPHYIITDTMLKEVSFTRYFFDIAVPRDIDLKQSKNVQVFAVDDLEEVVKTNLALREEQAKIAYKIIGTMTASFFRYLNKLTLTPIIKDLRLEAKRCSQEILSKALKKGYLKGSDEEEARKLIHQVFKAFLHTPTLRLKELEGQIQSDTIINALRYVFALENEKSGLNEYKCELNLKDS
- a CDS encoding DUF2018 family protein, translated to MDIFDEMFSKSPEEKFFETLRHAPLGAVEKCLRAFISEHIAMLELLEQKGVSEDELELYKMENDFLIQERLNDYYIELGAKILGQEG
- the thrC gene encoding threonine synthase, whose amino-acid sequence is MLLVGTRDKSQSVSFKEALLNPAAHLGGLYAPLSLPKFNGYAYKDLSYNDFALKLIQSFEFGFDEDFKEALKSYKSFDDETCPVRLNKISEKLFINELYHGPTRAFKDMALQPFGVLLKRFSEGKNFLVCCATSGDTGPATLKSFENSQVKVVCIYPKAGTSRLQALQMRALDKDNLKVFAINGDFDTAQNTLKALLNDTEFKQALKTENIELSAANSVNFARILFQIIYHYYACIKIDKELEIIIPSGNFGDALGAYYAKKMGAKIKRIKIASNANNILSEFFNTGKYDLRGKKLVKTLSPAMDILISSNIERLLFDQFGDVRTLELMNALKEKLHFELTKNELESLKEDFEADFCTDLECKHFIKDFSKSAIIDPHTATCFKLLNPHKTTLITSTAEWSKFVPSMYEALFNKPCNDEKEAMLEIAEAYGEGIKTELLDLFDLEKQAIQSYEARALKDEILRWIKK
- a CDS encoding polyprenyl synthetase family protein, giving the protein MQEIDEFITNFVKDLEYKPILLMCSKLKSGKKLRSKLLLNIAKPSQEAFTICALIELIHLASLLHDDVIDEAELRRGAKSINAEFGAKNAIMLGDILYSKAFFELSKLNSTFAKIISNAVLKLSKGELMDIELSKSFNDDEKAYLEMIDHKTAALIEASARCGAILAGFDEEKFALYGKNLGIAFQIIDDILDIKNDAQTLGKPAMNDFKEGKCTLAYIFAYKNLAQDEKTRLKSLFKKELSQDEAVWLKSIIAPYLDQSFILAKDYTQRALKAIENYHNEALEDIAKTMINREF
- the kdsB gene encoding 3-deoxy-manno-octulosonate cytidylyltransferase, which encodes MIIIPARLKSSRMPEKILCEIKGVPMFIATALRVKGVDEVCIAVDDEKVLDEAKKHGFKAVLTSKEHESGTDRLNEACKLLGLKDDEIIINVQADEPFIEPENLHKFKEFSQQNLDITAFMTSCFKTCTSEQAQDSNLVKVVLDKDNFALYFSRSKIPFERADYNEAFKAHLGIYAYSVRALNEFCTLKSSNLEQAEKLEQLRALENGKKIKMLEIQTKSIGIDTKQDYERALKYFV